Below is a genomic region from Pseudomonadota bacterium.
AAAAATAGCGCCCGAATTCTGGAGCAAAATAGCAAAAGAGCTTTCGGAAGGAATAAAGAGAAAAGAACAGGGAAAAGCTGCAAGCCACGCCATAGAAGAATGCGGCAAGGAATTAGCAAAGTATTTTCCGATCAAACATGATGATACAAATGAGCTTAGTAATGAGGTGATGCTTTAAAGATCATATTAAACTATTGCTTCTGAGCCAGTTTCAAAACGCCCCATTTCGGCCGATCTTTGCGTTGGGCTCAAATTTCGCACGAAGTGAAGCTTTAGCGCTATCCTCGAAATACTCAATGTATTCCTGTGGTTGAAATTTTCTCCCGCATTGAGCTTGACCAAACTGAAACGTTTTGAAAGTGGCTCTGTGTTTTGTATAATTGGTGTCTGAAACATAAAAAAGCAGGGGGTTTTTATATGAAATGTCATGAAGTTGATTATGAAATCCATGGTGATGATATGCAAATCGTGGAAGTGGAGCTTGATCCGGGTGAGACTGTTATAGCTGAAGCAGGCGCCATGAACTGGATGGAAGAAGGTATTAGCTTTGAAGCCAAAATGGGTGATGGCTCCAATCCGGATAAAGGTTTTATGGGAAAGTTGCTTGATGTCGGCAAACGGGCATTGGTCGGTGAATCATTATTTATGACCCACTTTACCAATACCGGGAGTGGTAAAAAACGTGTTGCATTCGGGGCACCTTATCCCGGAAAAATCATTGCACTCGATATGGGTAAAATCGGTGGGGAACTCATCTGCCAGAAAGATGCGTTTTTGTGTGCAGCCCTGGGAACGGAAATAAGTATTGCCTTTACCAAACGCCTGGGAACTGGTTTTTTTGGGGGTGAAGGATTTATATTACAACGCCTGCGAGGCGACGGGATGATGTTTGTCCATGCAGGCGGCATGATCGTGGAAAAGGAACTGAATGGTGAAATCTTAAGGGTGGATACCGGATGTATTGTCGGGTTTACCCCCGGTATAGACTACAATATTGAACGTGCCGGCAACCTGAAATCTATGTTTTTTGGCGGTGAAGGTTTGTTTTTAGCCACTTTGCAGGGAAAGGGGAAAATTTATCTTCAGAGCCTGCCATTCTCGCGTATGGCTGACCGTATTATTCAGCATGCACCTGCCAAAGGCGGTAAAGCCGTTGGCGAAGGTTCTGTTTTAGGCGGGCTTGGCCGGTTACTTGACGGTGATTAATCCTGTTGACAGGCAACAGCCGGTTTCGATAGATTAAAAAATATGTATCAGAAAAAGGAATAAAGAGTCTTGTAAAGCGGGAGAAAAACGGTGACAGAAAGTAGTATAAAAGAAAAACTAAAACAAAAAATATATAATGGTGACAGAATTACACCAGAGGAAGCTTGCAGCCTTTTTTCATGGGATTTGATTGAACTTGGCGAAGCCGGTAACATGAGAAGAAAGCTGATTTCGCCCAAAGAAGAAGTAGGCTTTATTATTGATCGTATAGTTAACTATACAAATATTTGTGAAGCGGCATGTAATTTCTGCGCATATCACGCAAGGGCAAATTTAATAAAACCTTACGAACTTTCACCTAATGAAATTCTGGATAAAATCAAAGAGCTGGTCTTAATAAACGGCTCCCAGGTTATGTTGCAAGGCGGGCTCCACCCCGATTATACTCTTAATGAATATATATCTATGGTGAAAAACGTAAAAAAGCACTTTCCGCAAATATATCTTCATTCGTTTTCACCCAGTGAAATCTTTCACATATCAAAAAAAAGTTCTGTTTCAATAGATGAAGTAGTATCACAATTAAAAGATGCTGGTTTGGATTCCGTTCCCGGTGCTTCGGATTTACTTGTAGACAGGATACGTAAAAAGGTAAGTCCGAATAAAGCAAGCAAAGACCAATGGCGCGATGTGGTATTTGCTTTACACCGCCACAACATGAAGTCATCTGCAACTATGACTTACGGCATGGGCGAAACCGAAGAAGAAAAAATCGAACATCTGAATTTTTTGCGTGATATTCAGGATGAAACAAAAATATTCAGGGCTTTCATACCCTGGTCATTTTCTCCGGCAAATACAAGACTGCAAGATATTGAGCCTGCAACAGGCATAGATTATCTTAAAATAGTTGCAATCGGGCGCATTTTTTTAGATAACATCAAATACATTCAGGCCGGATGGCTAACCGAAGGTCTGAAAACCGCACAAATTGCACTTACCATGGGAGCAAATGACATGGGCGGTGTTCTGATGGAAGAAACAGTAGTAAAGGCCACCGGCATTGAAACCAAAGTTTGTACGGAAGAATTTATTGATATTATAAAAAATACAGGCAAAACGCCTGTGTTAAGAGATTCAGATTACCAGATTATAAGAAGATATTAAAATGACAAATCTTTCCATAGCCTTTTCACCGTGTCCGAATGATACATTCATATTTGATGCAATGCTTCACGATCGCATAGATACTTTGGGATATAATTTTCTTTTGCACATTGATGATGTTGAAACGCTTAACATTGCAGCTTTTAAAAAAACATATCAAATCACAAAACTTTCTTTTTATGCATATCTTCTTTTAAAAGAACATTATGAACTTCTGGACTCAGGCGCTGCCCTTGGCTTTGGATGCGGACCTCTTCTGGTGTCAGGTAAAAAGCACCGGTTTTCAGAAACTTCTAAAATTGCAGTTCCAGGAAACTATACTACTGCTTTTCTTCTTTTAAAGCTTTGGAATCCCGAAATTAAAAATATAATTGTAACCGGATTTGACCAGATTCTGCCCGGAATAAAAAACGGTGAATATGATGCGGGGCTTATCATTCATGAAGGAAGGTTTATTTACCCTGCTTATGATTGCATAAAAATTATTGACCTTGGGCAGTGGTGGGAAAAAGAAACAAAACTTCCCATTCCTCTTGGCTGTATAGCAATAAGAAAAGATTCTGATACAATCAGCCATAAAGATCAAGTAGAACTTCTAATCAAAAATTCTATAATTTACGCAAAAGACAACAGGGAAGATTCCCAATCTTTCATACTGGATCATGCCCAGGAAATGGATAGAAAAGTAGTTGATGAACACATTAATCTTTACGTCAATGATTTCAGCATATCTTTAGGAGAAGCCGGAAGAAATGCTATTAACGCTTTGGAGGAAATGGCCAGGTGGAAAAACATTCTTTAATTTGTCTGCTAATGGCAACTACTCTTGAAGCCAAACCCTTTATAGACGGGCTTTCATTGATTCGCGAAAGCGAAAAACCCTTTCCAGTTTACAAAAATAAAAACTATATTCTTATTATTTCAGGAATAGGAAAAACAAACGCGGCAATTGCATGCGCTTATACTTGCTTAACATTTCCCAATTGCAGCATAATCAATCTTGGCGCGGCAGGAGCAACAGGCACAAAGCATTTGCTTGGAGAAAGCTTTCATATCACAGAAGCTGTTGAGTTTGACAGACCGCATTGGAAATCAAAAACTCCTTATGTGCACAAACCGGATTTTTTGGAAGAATTTTCACACGCAAAAATAGCAACCTCAGACCACCCGGTTATTGATCCTGTAGAAAGAAAAAAAATATCTTTACTGGCAGATCTTGTAGATATGGAAAGCGCTTCCGTTATCCAAACCTGCAAAAAATTTAACACGCAATGTTATCTTTTCAAATTTGTAAGCGATACGCCTGAGCATATAAATGATACGGATATTGTAGAGAATATAAAAAAATACAGAGATCCTTTTTTTGATTTTTTCCGGCAGTACGTTATGCCGCTGTTGTAATACGCTGTTTTTCATCCTTCATATTAAGCGTTACAGCAATCTGAGGCAACCGATTCTATCTTTGACAATTCATCTGCCATCCGATGCTCATCGTACCATAAATCATATGCTTGCTGCATTCTCAATCATAGCACTGGACCATGCCGGCAAACCTGCCTATTCTAAGAGCCATTTCTGTTGTAATAGGATGTGTGCAAGCTAAAACACGATGCAATTGCTGGCGAGAAACACCGAGCCGCTTTGCAGCTTTGCTAACTGAAAGGCCAAGGTCTTTAAGTACGTCTTCTCGCAAAAATCTCACCGGGATGTACCGGTGGCCACTGTTCAAACAACCCGAAAAACATTAGCCCTTTCTGTGCCTTGTTCAATATAAAAAGGCAGAGCCGTATGAGACCCTGCCTTGAATATTTCAATGGAGTGTTTGATATTATGCGTTTTTTATCTTTCTTCTGAAACCTGCAAGCCCGACTAATCCAAAACCAAGAAGGAGCATAGTAGCCGGTTCGGGAACAGTAGAAGCATATGGATTTTGGTCAAACGCATCAATTCTGCGAATATAAACATCAGTACCATAGTCGGCCAAATACCATCTGTTGTTTCTATAGTCGAGATCGTACCACTGAAGGTGTGTTTCACCAATTCCTGTTGCTCTGTCTGAATCTGTTACAGCCAATCTTGTATAATTTCCACTATCGTCTGTCTCATAACCCAAGGCGGTTATAGCATGGCCTAATGTACCAACAT
It encodes:
- a CDS encoding TIGR00266 family protein; the encoded protein is MKCHEVDYEIHGDDMQIVEVELDPGETVIAEAGAMNWMEEGISFEAKMGDGSNPDKGFMGKLLDVGKRALVGESLFMTHFTNTGSGKKRVAFGAPYPGKIIALDMGKIGGELICQKDAFLCAALGTEISIAFTKRLGTGFFGGEGFILQRLRGDGMMFVHAGGMIVEKELNGEILRVDTGCIVGFTPGIDYNIERAGNLKSMFFGGEGLFLATLQGKGKIYLQSLPFSRMADRIIQHAPAKGGKAVGEGSVLGGLGRLLDGD
- a CDS encoding CofH family radical SAM protein — its product is MTESSIKEKLKQKIYNGDRITPEEACSLFSWDLIELGEAGNMRRKLISPKEEVGFIIDRIVNYTNICEAACNFCAYHARANLIKPYELSPNEILDKIKELVLINGSQVMLQGGLHPDYTLNEYISMVKNVKKHFPQIYLHSFSPSEIFHISKKSSVSIDEVVSQLKDAGLDSVPGASDLLVDRIRKKVSPNKASKDQWRDVVFALHRHNMKSSATMTYGMGETEEEKIEHLNFLRDIQDETKIFRAFIPWSFSPANTRLQDIEPATGIDYLKIVAIGRIFLDNIKYIQAGWLTEGLKTAQIALTMGANDMGGVLMEETVVKATGIETKVCTEEFIDIIKNTGKTPVLRDSDYQIIRRY
- a CDS encoding 1,4-dihydroxy-6-naphthoate synthase produces the protein MTNLSIAFSPCPNDTFIFDAMLHDRIDTLGYNFLLHIDDVETLNIAAFKKTYQITKLSFYAYLLLKEHYELLDSGAALGFGCGPLLVSGKKHRFSETSKIAVPGNYTTAFLLLKLWNPEIKNIIVTGFDQILPGIKNGEYDAGLIIHEGRFIYPAYDCIKIIDLGQWWEKETKLPIPLGCIAIRKDSDTISHKDQVELLIKNSIIYAKDNREDSQSFILDHAQEMDRKVVDEHINLYVNDFSISLGEAGRNAINALEEMARWKNIL